The Candidatus Equadaptatus faecalis genomic sequence CGCCCATACCTGCCGCCAAAAAAACCATATCGGCGCCTTCAACGGCGGCACGTATGTCGTCTCTGGATTCCTGCGCGGCCTTGAAACCAACTTCTGGATTAGAACCAGCGCCCAGACCTTTGGTAAGTTCTCTGCCGATAACCATTCTGTTCTGTGATTCGGAAATTTCCAAATGCGCCAAATCGGTATTGACGGCAATAAACTCGACGCCGCTGACACCGCCGCGGATAATGTGGTTCAGCGCATTATTGCCTGCCCCGCCGACTCCGATGACCTTAATGACCTCACGGGTAGGGTAATTAGACTTATCAAGCTGGAAAATATCTGTGTTTGCCATAACGCGGACAGTCCTCCTCTAAAACAGATCCGAAAACAGATCTTTTATCTTGCCGCCGATATTCTTTGTCTCAGTTTTCAATTCTTTTTTTATTGTCTCGTTCTTTTCAAGCAGTATGTTCTTAATCGCAGATGTCTGCAGCGTTCTGCCGTTTCTTTTCGCCGCGTCAATATCCGAATGATCGTCCAAAAAGCGGTAAGGGGCATGCTGTTTTTCACTTACATATTTTATTATGCCTGCTGCTCCGGAAAATTCTCCTCCGTTTTTGCCGCGGGGCATCTGCGAAGCTGCAGAGGGAACTGCCGTTCTCACGGAAAGCCCAAATATGTCGCGCATCAGACTGTCAACTCCGCGCATTTCTGCCGTACCGCCTGTTAAAATTATTCCGCCGCCCAGTGATTTAACTCCGGATTCATTTATCTTCGGCATAACAAGTTCCTGGCAGAGTTCCTCTATCCTGCAGGAAATAATTTCTGCGGCTTCGCTGTTGAGAACTCTGCCCTGTCTGTTGTTAAACGAAAATTCAACATACTCGTTTTCGTTTCCCTCGTTCTGAACTTCGTTTCCGATAAACACCTTACGCTTGATCTCCTCTGCGCATGCAAAAGGTATTTTGAGAACCGACGCAAGGTCATTTGATATGTGATCACCGCCGATCGGAATTGCAGCCATATATACCGGATATCCGCCGGAATAGACAGTTATGTCAGTCGTTCCTCCCCCGATATCCAGAACAGCGGCGCCGTTTCTTGCTTCTTCCTCTGTAATTACGGACAAAGACGCAGCCAGCGACTTAAGCACAATACAGTCTATTTCAACCCCTGCCTTTTTTATGCAGTTGACCGTATCCTGTATCACAGGGCTTGGAACCATAAGGGTAAGAAGTTCTACCTGCAGTGTCTTTCCCGTCATATCCAAAGGATTTTCAATCTCTTTGCCATCAAGATCAAATTTCACCGGAATTGTATGTACTATTGTCTTGTTCGAAGGGATTGCGAGGTCACTTTTTGCGTTCTGCAGCACCCGTTCAATATCGTCTTCCGAAACAGGTCTCGCATTGATTCCAAGCATAAATCTACCCTGTGTCGTAACACACTGCACACCTTCACTGCAGGAAAGCGAAACGGAAACAGTTTTCAAGGACTGACCTACCGCTGTTTCGGCACTGTTCAACGCCTGTTTTACAGCTTTTGACGCCATGTCTGCGTTAACAATGCTGCCCTTTCTGATCCCCGATGAAGGGTATTCTTCAACAGTAATTATATACGGTTCACCAGACTCAGATTCTTTTTCCGCAACTATCACGGAAACTTTGCTCGTGCCCAAATCAAGAGCCGTAATAAGTTCAGGTTCATTCACATATCCAGATGAAAAGGAGTTCTTAAACACGACAGCCTACCTCCTGCAATTCATTTTCTTCGGCTATTATTGTACAACAGTTTTTACCAAAATTTTATTTTTATATGTTGCGTCAATAAAATCAGTTTGCGACAGATTCTGCAGATCAGTGCAGATTTTATTGACGGCAAGCCCCGCGACTATCCAGTCACCGCAATTTTCAGGCATCAGGACAGAAGCTCCGCTGCTGCCGTTCTTCCTCCTGAATATTATTCTGACAGCCGAAACACCGTCATTGGTTTCAGTTTTTATTGCGGCAATTTTATCCAGCCAGGCTATGGCTTTCAGATTTTCATACCACTCGTAAATATTCTCCGCCCTGACGGAACTGTTTTTGATATTTCCGCCGGAGCTTTCCGCGCTGCATGGCGGCATCTTGTCGTCGCTCCAGTAAATCAGCGGTTTATCTTTAAGCTCAGACAAATTAAGTATACTGTTTTCCTCAATATTTGTCTGCCATATCCTTCCGTCCGAAGACAAATACCAGTATTTTCCGTCCCAATAAATTTTCGCCGCAGGCTGCAGTACATTAAGTTTCAGCTTTAATCTGCCCCAACCCGCGATATTCATTCTGCAGGTCAGCGGATACTGTGACTCAATTTTTTTACAGTATTTTTCGCGCTGAATATATAATACCGGCCAAAAACGCTGCTGTACTGCCGTTATACCTCGCATTACGTTCCCTTCAGGCAGTATTTTGCAGGGCTCAGCGGTTATCTCTTTCAGTCTGAAC encodes the following:
- the ftsA gene encoding cell division protein FtsA codes for the protein MFKNSFSSGYVNEPELITALDLGTSKVSVIVAEKESESGEPYIITVEEYPSSGIRKGSIVNADMASKAVKQALNSAETAVGQSLKTVSVSLSCSEGVQCVTTQGRFMLGINARPVSEDDIERVLQNAKSDLAIPSNKTIVHTIPVKFDLDGKEIENPLDMTGKTLQVELLTLMVPSPVIQDTVNCIKKAGVEIDCIVLKSLAASLSVITEEEARNGAAVLDIGGGTTDITVYSGGYPVYMAAIPIGGDHISNDLASVLKIPFACAEEIKRKVFIGNEVQNEGNENEYVEFSFNNRQGRVLNSEAAEIISCRIEELCQELVMPKINESGVKSLGGGIILTGGTAEMRGVDSLMRDIFGLSVRTAVPSAASQMPRGKNGGEFSGAAGIIKYVSEKQHAPYRFLDDHSDIDAAKRNGRTLQTSAIKNILLEKNETIKKELKTETKNIGGKIKDLFSDLF